The Centroberyx gerrardi isolate f3 chromosome 8, fCenGer3.hap1.cur.20231027, whole genome shotgun sequence genomic sequence TCAATGACGGGACCCAACATCATAATCTGTCACACAGGCAAAGTGAGAAACACATTAGACAGGAGACTGGCACAGCTGCCATCAAACGTTGTCAGAGATTAACATAAATGAGAGTATCAGAGCTTAAAACCTTTTTCTGTTACggcattttttctcttttggtAGTTTAAAGCAGTAGTGAGAGACAAAATCCATCAGGAGAGAGCGGAGAACAGTGGGAATCTTGGAGTGTTCAATCTGACCAGCCAACCTGGAAAGTTGACAAGCAGACAAGCAGGGCTTATTTACAACGTCATGGAGAGAAACACACTGAGAAGCAAGGCAAATAAAAAGTAAGAGATGAAAAGattcaatgtatgtgtgtgtgtgtgagagagagagagagagacagagagagagagcgagagcataAAGCAATCACCAAGAGAGCTATTCATTGCTGCTGCCAGTAAGAACAGGCGAGCCTATTCTGACCTTTCTCACTCCACATTACGTAGGTAGGACTGATAGGCTCACCATGCctgtgcttacattcatgagtGCAGCGTACATAAAAACCAAGTGTTGTGCTATTGTGTTACCGGCTGGTGCAACCACAATGGTAGACGGTCTTTGACTCCATGTTCTGCAGCTCGTACTTCTTCTCCAAAGGAGGGATtttgtatttacattcatcCAAATGCTTGAGGCTTCCACACAGGAGCTGATTGTCTGCAgcacaaaaaataaacacagatgATCTCACAAGTTACCCAGGTACCCACACTTCTTTATATAGCCAAACAACTCGTCACTTTCTTTACAATTTCCATTTCAAGTTGTTATTCAAAACAAAagtctcattttcatttattggaCTCAGAACACAGGCAGCTCTTTCAGAGGACTATGATCagtgttgaattttttttttttttgtctaaactaaataaaaatgacCTGCCAAGAACAATATTTGTCAAATCTATTATACAATTTTCATAGTAAAATGCCCTACCTGTtttcaatgctgtttcagataGAATCAGGTaatgtgttaatttaaaacttgctcactcacttatacagcagatcaagtttgtaattcattcaTGCAAGAGAGCATTttgaggcattcaaatgttatcatgTTATAATGTGTGTAATGTTATAGAAAGATACCGGCCAGTATTCCGGGTGTTAATTTCTACTACTGAAGGCATCAGTGCTTCTTGCATTACATGATGTCCCTCAGTGCCTGTTGACTCGTTGCTATCCCTGGTGTCACCATATTCGCTTGTAGAACGTGGCGTGGTAAGCAAAGGGGTGGAGTACGGCATGTGGGGCCCCTTCTGCTACCATGCAAAAGGGGCCCCACATGCCGTCTTCCACCCCTTCCAAGGAGTCATACTATTGGCCAGGGCAAGTTGGGGTTACGCTGCCCTTGGGTCACTGTTACAGTAGCTGCAGGTGCTGTCCTGTCACACTGTGTAATGCCTTGGTTTGGTTCAGGCTTGTTACTGCATAGACTAGTTGCTTCAGGTTTTAGTACTACCTGTTATCATGGGCTCCTGGCTTGTTTTATCCCAAAGTACATAGGTATTTCTCTGCCTTGAGACTCACCATCCTGATGAAGGGGGACAGCTGTTTGTGGTGGGAGTCCTGTCTCTAGTTTTACTTTGATGGGTGTTGTAGAAGGAGCTGTATTCCACAGTCTTGTTGCAGTCTTCCCTTTGGGTGATGCTGATGTCTTACTGGGCCGTTGAGTCTGAGCTGCTGTCCCTTGGCTTGGTAATACAGCTGTAGATGTTGAGGGTATAATAGTTGTCGTCAGAGAtggttttttttccagacaAGTTTTACGACGAGGCTGAAAGGTATCGCCCCTCACAGGCATCCTGGGTCCACAACGGCGACTTTTCTTCTGAACTTTTTTGTGAGTTTTGGTGGTTACTGTGGTCGCCGGTGTGATGGTTGTTGGTAGATGAAGCGCAGCTCTCTGTGTTACAGTTGGGGTGCTTTGTGTTGTGGATGCTGTTTTCGGATATGACTTTGTGGTCACCTGTGATGGAACCTGGCTTTTGTGTGTGGGATAAGCTGTCAGCTGCTTTCCGAGGCCCTTCTTTTTCCCCCATTTCTTCTTATTTGATATGGAAGTGTTGGTTTTAGAAGCATTTGTCATCTTCTGTATCAGGGCTGCAGTTGTCAGTGTTGAAGGATTGGTACTGTGTGCCATCGATACTGGGGGCATTTGGGTGGATAACGTTGTAGATGTTTTCCTGCTTCTGTTGCATCCTTTCCCCTTCTTCTTTTTGCGGTGGAAAGTATCTCCTCTGGGTGGGTCTCTGGAGGTGCATCTGTGTTCGCCTTTGGGCGACTTTCTGTTTGGATTGGTCGGCGGTCTTTCCATTACATGGTGCCCCTCAATACTTGTTGACTCGTTGCTATCCCTGGTGTCACCATATTTGCTTGTAACGCGGGTAGTGTTGTAAGAGAGGGGGTTTTGGAAGATGGCATACGGGGCCTCTTTGGCTACTTTGCACCTACAGAGAGTAAACATGAAAGTTAGAACCCAGCCACGCCAAGAGAAAACCTCTTTCATAAACTCCATtctgtattttttatatttctgacTTGCAAATGTTGACCATGTTCCTTGCATATTTATCTATTCAGAAAAGGTAAACTTGTTATTGCTATTTTGGGTCACAGGTTCTGTCATTTCAGGGCTGTAATTAGCATTTTCCTTGCAAGGTAATTATAGTAACACACTGCAAATTCAAgaagcacaaaaaaaacattaattataGTTCACCGGAAAAGGGTATTTCCAAATATTCTCagaatgtttgattttttttttacctctttaCTTCTAATTTGGGTTTGTCAACGTAATACCAGGGTTGCTGGAAACAAATTAACCATTAATCCGTTCTTGTTTGTAAGGAAGATTGTTGGTAATCTGATAGACAAAGTTGTGGAAACAGAGTGGGGGTGTGGCACTATGCCCTCGGGTATTATGTGGAGGTTGGCAGAGTGTCAGGCATGTCATTACAAGACAAGCTGCTCAGTTGAACTTTAGAGGTGCAGTTGCTGCTCCAATTTCCCATATtatctgtacagtatgtcactGAACAACGGAGTGTCCTGTTTTACTGAGCAGTTATTGTGTCCCACTTACGCACTCTAACAATATGCAGCAAAGCTCTGAGCATGAATATCAATATGTCCCTTACATTCCCCACCAGTACATCTCGGTGCATCGCCTCTGCTGTATGAGCTCAAAGCACGGCACCCTCAGGATATTAAAGAAGCTGTAGCCCACCATATTGGAGATGGTGTCATTCACACCAAGAAGGCACTGTTGAAACCTGGTGATGGGCATAGAGAGACAAAGCCATTAAGAACTTAACTGCATGCAATGTAACGCAATTTCAATAACAATAGGAATATAGCGATAAACAAAAGTAGAAGTCAGACTAGCCCAACTTTAACACTTATGGAGGGTAAACATTGCGGGATGTTGCCTCATTTCATGCACACTTTCTGGGTAATCCAAACAGCTTGTAATGATAGATAACCTTTACAGCATTAGCTGCGAGGGATAATCCTCGAAATGTCTGTTACTTatggatgaagaagaggaattAGAGGTGAAATGTATTACACATGCACCTGTCTGCGTTCTGTGCCAAGTGAGACGAAAACTGGCATCCCTCCTGAGTCTCTGCGGGTTTAAATAATGGATACTGAAAGAGGCACGAAATGCTCTCTCAGCCGGCAAACGCAATAATGATGAGTGACATGTTCACTCTACGTGCAAATGTATGAACTATAAAGGATTCAGCACATTGTTGAGTCAATAACTATATATGTAGTGTAATACTGCAATCAGTCAATTGCACTGTATTTATTACTTACAGATCAAAAGCATTATTACATGCCCCCAGGTCCTCCTAGTTAAATCTGTTTATATCCACTGGCATAGTGACAAAATGATCTAATACAAATATTCCTCAGATGACAACACTCCGAAGTACAAAGGCATGCAATGTATAAATGGCGTTTACCACCACACCCTTGAGGAATTCAATCAGCATGAGAAAAATCAGTCTTCACACAGGTCTACCCTTACTGGACTGTATGCCCATGCTAGtcagagaagtgtgtgtgggggggggggggggacagggcTGAGGGGCAGAGGGGGACATGAGTTACTGAGGTCTGCGGTGCATGCTGAGACTCACCTTTGGTCACAGTCACAGTGTGAGACAGTGAAGAAGTTGGGGTTGAAGACTCCATAATCCACCGTGAAGGCAGGGATGATATGCACACAGTGGTCATGCTCCCGGCAGCATCGATCTGCACTCTCAAACATTCCTGTGCAGGAGAACAAGAAGTGGATTGGTGGTCGAGTAAATCTCCACATCATTTAAACATATTGAATGACACTTTGCATGTGAGCGAGTCATCAAGCAGAGATGACGTAGTCCAGATAAATAGCCAACCTGATTTAAAATCTAGAAGTTGTTGACCTCAAAGGAATATGGTTATTTCGTTTGAAAATCAAACATGTATGGGTtgtaaaacagaatttaattcaTAAAATATACCAAGCACATTATTTTGGTATGgatattatttaaaaatgtccaTCAGACTTTGTCATTACTTTACTCCTGATGTGTGCTACCTCTAAAGCTCTCCACTCCTCATGTGTTATGTTCTTGATGTATTTTGTGCCATAGCCTAATCTCACCCTAGTGCTCCTGCTCATGGTAATCGGCTATAGGCTACAATGCCCCTTTACATTGTCCCAGGAAACCTTGTCTTCATAGATATGCGTTCAACATCCAAATTTAGCGCACAGGTTCAGTTcaggaaaaaatacattcaGTAAGTGCGCGTCTCTAAGTCATAactttaattcaattcaattcagttaaaCTCTATCGTCATTCAACATTACAGAAGTGCAAAGAAAAACGAATAGGCTTTAATTGGCATCACGGCGCATCCCTTCATGAAAATTCACTATAATAGGCTATAGGCTACTATTCTTACTAGTGACTTCTGTGGCactctatagtgagtttatagtgacctttaCCTacatgatattttttttaatctcttatatggcatcactataatagCCTAATTCTAAAATAGGCGTATGCTTATGGATTTATAGCGTGTCTGCGGAATTCTATAGTTAATTTGTAATGACCTAGTTTATggtagcctattttttttttttttatcttggtAGGCTATCACTGTAAATTTACTCTATAATTTTTATAGCCTATAATATGCCTAAAGGgacttgtagtgtgtctgtTGTACTCAATAGAGTTTATactttttatctcctatggtattactaCTAGGATTGTCTGTGCTCATAATTTAAACACAACAATATGAACTTGAATTTGAAGAAGCGACTCCACCATCCTCACCTAACTGTTCGTATCCGGTGGCTCTGCTTCCAGTGCCGCACCACAGCGTCCCTGGGAATATCCAGGCGCGTTTCCTCCGGACTTTCCCCTCACTTCCATCTCTCTTGGTGCGCTTGGTAAACTGCGGCGCAGCGGTGGAGTCCGGGGCGCAGGCGGCACCCGGAGCCAGCAACATACTGATATTGAAGCGCTGGCTGATTTCCTGACCCTCAGTGCCGcttctgctgcagagagagcGGTAGCTTTCCGTGACGAGCGGGTCGGTATTTACTTCGCATCTTACAAGTCGCATATCTTTGGACCACAGGGTCAGGTACAAGGAGCGCGTACCGGCTGTCTCCTCCCGCAGAAACATGAGGCGCGTCTGTCCCTCCCCGGCAGGACCAGCTCTGTGGCAGAAGTGACCTGACACGATCACATCTTGtgtatttgacaaaatgagcgaTGATAAGGCAAGaagaacatacagtagatatcGGCTTTGCATCTCAAAGCAGAACGGGCGAATAATCCTGTTTAGGTGTCAAATTATTGTCAGAATGGAGTAAAATTTCCACATTAATTGCAGCATAAATGTCTTTGTAATTGGTCGACGTGCACCGGCCGGCTTTAAGGCGTTTCACTCTGTCAGAGGCATGCATGCCAAACAGAGTACCCGGTTCACCCGCTTGTAGATGATGCTTTCTCATAGGCCTGCAGTTGAAGAGGCTCCTCAGAAATATGACACTCTCTTCACCTGGCcttgtatacgtgtgtgtgtgtgtgtgtgtgtgtgtgtgtgtgtgtcctgactcAAGCAGTGTTTATACTTGCATGAGCTGCATTTTGCCATGGAATTTGAAGGAGGCAACTACCTACTAAGCTATACAAACTCATCAGGTCTTGTTGTGCTCGATGCCCTTATGTAGCCTAAACTCCTGATGAAAATCAGCAATTTCCTGTTTCATGTAACCATAATCCCAAAAATGTACAAGGCTTAAGCACCCTAATATTTTTACAATAAGAGAAACGTTGAATATATTGAGAAATGTGGTATTTATTGGGGGCTGGCTCCTTCTCAACATGTTTTGCATAATACCCACTAGATTGAATGCAGAAACATGTCTCCACTTGGCCAGGGAAAAGCATGCTCACATGAAATGTTTTGGGAGGCAAATAAATATTACTTTACTTGGAGCCTCAGGGAAACGGGTATAGGTATTTTGTCTTTAACTCAGTCCAGATTAAGGACACAATGTGAACATGCACTGACAATATAGGGTCCTAAACTTTAGAACAACTGCCAgcattgtgttttctttctggCAATTTGATGATGCACAATACATTTTCTGAACTGAGTGGGCCTTTTCCAACCAGCATTATCAGTCGTCCCTAAAGAGTTGCTGTATGTGTCCAATAATGTACCTTTGTATCCAGTATAACTCTATAGGTTGTAGGatatcattactattattactattattattttaataccGCTGAGCAGCAGTGTCAATCAGGAGTGCTAATCAAATATAGCTGCTgccccttcttcctcttcttcattttttcttcttcttctcattattattattataaaagcAAACAAATCTGTTAAATCCTTCAACACTGCACATCACAAGCATAAAAACATATGCACATGCTTAGGTTtgtcacttttcattcatttttattgatCTGTGTGTAAACTCTTTGCAAAATCTTTACATGCAAAGTTATTTGCAAACATACATATTTCCAGTGCATGCACTATCTATTTACAAATACAGAGATAGAACCAGGAAACATTCCACTGAACTGGCAGAATCAAGTAGAAGACAGCTAGATGTTTAGCTCAGGGAGAAGCCTgctgacaaaaaaacataaagagtGAACATAGTATGTGTTGACCATCACACGATGATCCACTGTGACTGAAGTAGCATTACTTGGGACAGTGTATGATGCTACTGTGAGGTGTGAATCACTGCCACAGGGGGGCAGAGTGGCTGttcagagagagaagacaccGGAGAGAACTTGATGTTTATATACAGAATGTCTCACTCCAAGAATGAGATTAATCTCAATGTATGCTACTTCTAGAGTTGGATAAATTCTTTTCGTTGATGTGCTCAGTTGGTATCACATTATCAATCAGTCCTGTGGATGCTATCAGACCAGTTTATTCAGATAACACCATTTCAATTAAGCTGTCTCAACCATATCAATAAGCATCCTGATAGTCATGCAGCATAGATGCAATTGTGTTATTATGGCCTTCTGTATATAAAGTATTAATAGGAATGTTATGGGGAAGTGTAAACATTAATTGAATTACAATAGCGTTAATTTCTTAAaaagtatatgtatatatcttGAACCACAAGACATTTCATGCataggtttttttgtttttgtctttttgttttttgacattGGAGTAACTTGCAAACAGCTGTATAAATTGAGGTCATTCCATTGTGTAAGGTGTGCTTTCCTTGGGTCGCTGTGATTAGTGAACAGCCACACACTAAAGCCTCGAATGATTGGGGTGTGGCAGGATGGAAAGGGCCCCGCTCTGTGGAAAGGGTGCGTTGGGGTAAAAGCGGGCCATGACTGCTCCAGGCACACAAGAGTCACGATCACAGTGCATGCAGGTAAAGCTGCACATACTTATGACTTAACCTGTTCCACCTTCTCTTCCTATTAAGCGGAGCAGACTGATTTGTAAGAGTAAGAAACCTGACCATGTGCATTCAGTATAAAAACTGCAGTAGAAAACCTCTGAGCTGTCAGAGCGAACCACGTGCTTCAGAAGAGTAGAGCTGGCAGAAAGAATTCCTTCTTCCTGCCAGTTCTCACCGCAACtaataaatgaaaactgaaaaataaacatttctgttCACTGTTCAGTTACTCAAATCACATGGTTAACATTTCCCACAAACTCAAAAGTCACAGCTTGAATAATCAGACATAAAAATTCATAATATTCAACTAGGTGTGCTATAATTTTAAGACACACATTAACAGCAACTGATGAAAGATTCATCTAGCGCATGGTCCATTGATTTATGAATCATGTATAGACCAGATTTCTGTAATTTCTATCCTAACCTGAGCAATGTATCAATATGTAAACATTTCTTCATGATAATATATGTCCATGACATCGGGCACAGTTGAAATATTTGAAGGTGCAGCTGCGTGTTCACTGTTTTCTTATGTCTGTGGCTTTGCATGCTCATACAAGTGTTACACTACAGCGTGATGTAATTACACAAGAAATCAAAAAATGATACCCTGCCACTCCAAGGAACTTAATGAATGTTGTGGCCTTGGACGATGGTGGTGACCTTAGATGCCATAACATATTGCTTTTCTTGTTCTGTGCCAGTGCAAttcaaatttcattttctttagctAAGGATGTGTGGAGTTCAGTATAGTACATAACATCATTGACAGGCACGATCGTCTTTATGCAATTCTTCACTAAAATGTTGCACTTTCAAGTCTAGATGTCTTGGTTGCATTCATGAAATAATCTCCAATTCATTTTTAGTATGCCATGTTTTGCCTTTTGAAAAGTTCCACGGGCAGATTAAGTCTCAGCACAGGCAGAGAAATAGTTAAGGAATAGATAGGAGAGGGCACATTAcatca encodes the following:
- the LOC139931086 gene encoding uncharacterized protein LOC139931086, which gives rise to MQSRYLLYVLLALSSLILSNTQDVIVSGHFCHRAGPAGEGQTRLMFLREETAGTRSLYLTLWSKDMRLVRCEVNTDPLVTESYRSLCSRSGTEGQEISQRFNISMLLAPGAACAPDSTAAPQFTKRTKRDGSEGKVRRKRAWIFPGTLWCGTGSRATGYEQLGMFESADRCCREHDHCVHIIPAFTVDYGVFNPNFFTVSHCDCDQRFQQCLLGVNDTISNMVGYSFFNILRVPCFELIQQRRCTEMYWWGMCKVAKEAPYAIFQNPLSYNTTRVTSKYGDTRDSNESTSIEGHHVMERPPTNPNRKSPKGEHRCTSRDPPRGDTFHRKKKKGKGCNRSRKTSTTLSTQMPPVSMAHSTNPSTLTTAALIQKMTNASKTNTSISNKKKWGKKKGLGKQLTAYPTHKSQVPSQVTTKSYPKTASTTQSTPTVTQRAALHLPTTITPATTVTTKTHKKVQKKSRRCGPRMPVRGDTFQPRRKTCLEKKPSLTTTIIPSTSTAVLPSQGTAAQTQRPSKTSASPKGKTATRLWNTAPSTTPIKVKLETGLPPQTAVPLHQDDNQLLCGSLKHLDECKYKIPPLEKKYELQNMESKTVYHCGCTSRLAGQIEHSKIPTVLRSLLMDFVSHYCFKLPKEKKCRNRKSCAAGFSKASDLLQALKKIEEKDTAGVQKSGKRGIPVHLYKRCLRIVEPGKRG